CATAACGAGCTAGGCAACCCGAATTTGGGGAACAACGTATCGTCGAGGAACGCCACCACACGTGACACCCCGTCGTCGCGCACGTCCAGCACGTGCAACTGAAACGGCACGTGCACGTCGCCGGCACGCATGTACATGGCCGCGCCGGGCTGACCGTTGGCGACCAGCGGCAGCAGGCGCATGTCGCCGGCGGACTCGGCCGGGCACTGCTGGTGAATCAGGGTGATGATGTCTTGCGCGCCCCGATACCAGCCGACGTACGGCGGCATTTCCCAGACCGCCTCGGCGGTGAATAGCTCCACCAAGCGGTCGATGTCGTAGGACTCGAACGCGGCGATGTAGCGGTCCAGCAGGTCCCGCGCCTCCGGCGAATCCGGTGCCGCCAACCGGTCGTCGGAGCTGGGCCCGACGGCATCCAGCTGGGAACGGGCCCGCTGCAGCAGGCTGTTGACGGCGGTCGTGGTGGCGCCGATCGCCGCGGCGACTTCGGCGGCCTTCCACTGCAGCACGTCGCGCAGCAGCAGAACCGCCCGTTGCCGGGGTGAAAGGTGTTGCAGCGCAGCGACAAACGCCAGCCGCACCGACTCACGCGATCCGACGATGACGGAAGGGTCGGGCAGGGGCTCCAGCCAGGGCACCTCGCGGCGTTCCACCAGTTCCGCGGTCGGGTCCGCGCTCGATCCCCCCAACCCGGTCGGCAACGGCCGGCGCTGCCGGCCCTCCAGCGCGCTCAGGCAGGCGTTGGTAGCGATGCGGTGCAGCCAGGTCCGCATCGACGACTTGCCCTCGAAACGGTCGTAGGCCTTCCAGGCCCGCAGCAGCGTCTCTTGCACCAGGTCTTCCGCGTCGTGCACCGATCCGGTCATCCGGTAGCAGTGCGCGAGCAGTTCACGACGGTACGGCTCGGCGTGCGTCGAGAAGTCTCCGCCGGCCGCCGGGTCGCCTTCGGAGTTTTGCGCGAGAAGGCTCACCCGCACGAGCGTACGCAGTGTCTGGCAACGCGACCCGGATCGGCAGCCACTACGCTGCCCGTAATGACCACCACCCGCACTGAACGGAATTTCGACGGTGTCGGCGGCGTGCGCATCGTGTACGACGTCTGGACGCCGGACGTTGCGCCACGAGCGGTGGTCGTGCTGTCGCACGGGCTCGGCGAGCATGCCCGCCGCTACGACCACGTCGCGCAGCGCTTCGGTGAAGCCGGGCTGGTCACCTACGCGCTGGATCATCGTGGGCACGGCCGCTCCGGCGGCAAGCGGGTGCTGGTGCGGGACATCTCCGAGTACACCGCGGATTTCGACACCCTGGTCGGCATCGCGACCCGGGAGCACCCCGGCCTCAAGTGCATCGTGCTCGGGCACAGCATGGGCGGCGCGATCGTGTTCGCCTACGGCGTCGAACGCCCGGACAACTACGACATGATGGTGCTGTCGGGGCCGGCCGTGGCCGCCCAGGATCAGGTGTCGCCGCTGCTGGCGTTGGCCGCCAAAGTGCTCGGCGTTCTGGTGCCCGGTCTGCCGGTGCAGGAACTCGACGTCGACGCCATATCCCGGGATCCCGCGGTGGTGGCGGCCTACAAAACCGACCCGCTGGTGTACCACGGGAGGGTCCCCGCCGGCATCGGCCGCGCGCTGCTGCAGGTCGGCGAGACCATGCCGCGGCGGGCACCGGCGTTGACCGCGCCGCTGCTGGTGGTGCACGGCGCCGACGACCGGCTGATCCCCGTGGCCGGCAGCCGCCGCCTTGTCGAGTGCGTGGGATCGAGCGACGTCACGTTGAAGGTCTATCCCGGGCTGTACCACGAGGTCTTCAACGAGCCGGAGCGCGACCAGGTGCTCGATGACGTGGTCTCCTGGATCGTGAAACGGCTCTGATCTGCTATGAACGACGTGTCGTACCGCTCCCGTAGCTTGGCGCCATGACCCGCGCCGGCGACGATGCGGTGCGAAGCAACGGGGAGGAGCGGCGCAGATGACCGACGCCGGCGACGATGCGGTGCGAAGCAACGGGGAGGAGCGGCGCAGATGACCGACGCCGGCGACGATGCGGTGCGAAGCAACGGGGAGGAGCGGCGCAGATGACCGACGACAAAATGCTGGCCCGCATCGGCGCGCTGCTGCGCCAGGCCGAAGGCACCGACAACCCGCACGAGGCCGACGCCTTCATGGGCGCCGCGCAACGGTTGGCGACGGCGGCCTCTATCGACCTGGCGGTGGCGCGGTCTCATGCGGCCAACCGCTCGCCGACGCAGGCCCCGATGCAGCGGACGATCACCATCGGGCCGGCGGGGACCAAGGGGTTGCGGACGTATGTGCAGCTTTTCGTGCTGATCGCTGCGGCCAACGACGTGCGCTGCGATGTGGCGTCGAATTCGACGTTCCTCTACGCGTACGGGTTCCCCGAGGACATCGACGCCAGCCACGCCCTGTACGCCAGCCTGGTTGTCCAGATGGTGCGGGCCTCGGACGCCTACCTCGCCTCGGGCGCGCACCGGCCCACCCCGACGATCACCGCCCGGCTCAACTTCCAGCTGGCCTTCGGCGCCCGCGTCGGTCAGCGGCTGGCCGAGGCCCGCGACCAGGCCCGGCGCGAGGCCACCGAGGACCGCCGTCGTCCACCGGGCACCGCTATCGCCTTGCGGGACAAGGAAGTCGAGCTGCACGACTACTACCGCGGCGCGTCCAGGGCGCGCGGCACCTGGCGGGCCAGCAGCGCCACGGCCGGATATTCGTCGGCGGCGCGCCGCGCCGGTGACCGGGCCGGCAAGAGGGCGCGGCTGGGCAATAGCCCCGAACTGCCCGGGGCGCGGAGCGCGCTCCGCGGGTGACTCCGGGGGATTCGCTACGGGACTCTCAGCGCGCGAGGGTCTATGCGGCCGAGGAGTTCGTCCGGACGCTGTTCGGCCGGGCCGCCGAACACGGATCACCCGCCGTGGATTTTTTCGGCACGCAGCTGACGCTTCCGCCCGAGGGCCGATTCGGGTCGGTCGCCTCGGTACAGCGCTATGTCGACGACGTGCTTGCGCTGCCGGCGGTGCGGCAACGCTGGCCGGACGTGCCGCCGCTGCGGGTGCGGGCGCGGCGGGCGGCCACCGCGGCGCACTACGAAAACCATGATGGCGCAGGCGTTATCGCGGTTCCCGATCGTGACTCCGCCGACTGGGCGCTGCGCGAGCTGGTGGTGCTCCATGAGGTGGCGCACCACCTGTGTCAGGCGCAGCCGCCGCACGGTCGGGAGTTCGTCGCGACGATCTGTGGGCTGGCGGAGCTGGTGATGGGGCCGGAACTGGGGCACGTGCTGCGTGTCGTGTACGCCAAGGAGGGCGTGCGGTGAGCCAACTAGACGACCCCGACGCCCGGGCGTGCGAGATCGAAGCCCAGATGACCGACGACGAGCGATTCTCGCTGCTGGTCGGGGTGATGGGGGCCAGCGAACTGTGGCCGCTGCGGGATGAGCGCATCCCGCCGGGCGTTCCGATGAGCGCCGGGTATGTGCCCGGGATTCCGCGGCTCGGTGTGCCGGCGCTGCTGATGAGCGACGCCGGCCTCGGCGTCACCAACCCCGGCTACCGCCCGGGCGACACGGCCACCGCGCTGCCCGCCGGGCTGGCGCTGGCCGCCGGTTTCGACCCGTCGCTGGCCCACGCCGCGGGTGAGGTGATCGGTCGAGAGGCGCGCGGCCGCGGGTTCAACGTGCAGCTCGCGGGCGCAATGAACCTCGCCCGCGACCCGCGCAACGGCCGCAACTTCGAATACCTTTCCGAGGACCCGCTTTTGACCGCGGCGATGGCCGCGGAATCGGTCACCGGGATACAGCGGCAGGGCGTCATTTCGACGGTCAAGCACTACTCGCTGAACTGCAACGAGACCAACCGGCACTTCTTGAATGCGGTCATCGATCCCGACGCGCATCGCGAATCCGATCTGCTGGCCTTCGAGATCGCCATCGAGCGCTCGCGGCCCGGCGCCGTGATGACGGCCTACAACAAGGTCAACGGCGCCTACGCCGCCGCGAACGACGCCTTGATCGACGAGGTGCTGAAAGGCGCCTGGGGATATCGCGGTTGGGTGATGTCGGATTGGGGCGCAACGCCGAGCTGGGAATGCGCTCTGGGCGGCCTCGACCAAGAATGCGGTGCGCAGCTCGACGCGCTGCTGTGGGGGTCGGAGGCGTTCGGCGAGAGCCTGCGGGCCGCGCATGCCGACGGCAGGCTGCCCAATGAGCGCCTGTCGGACATGGTTCGGCGGATTCTGCGGTCGATGTTTGCGGTCGGAATCGACCGGCGCGAAGCGGTGCCGGCGCCGGATATGGACGCGCACAACGAGATTGCCTTGCAGATCGCGCGGCAGGGCATCGTCCTGCTGACCAACCGCGGGGTGCTGCCCCTGGGGCGCGAGTCGACCGCGCGCATCGCCGTGATCGGCGGCTACGCACACCTGGGCGTTCCGGCCGGCTACGGCTCGAGCGCCGTCGTTCCCCCGGGCGGCTATGCGGCCGTGATCCCGATCGGCGGCCCGGGCCTGGAGGCGGGCCTGCGGAATCTGTACGTGCTGCCGTCGAGCCCGCTGGAGGAGTTGCGAAAGCAACTTCCCCACGCGCACATCGAATTCGATCCCGGCGTCGGCCCGGCCGAGGCCGCGCTGGCGGCGCGGCGGGCCGACGTCGCGATCGTGTTCGCGCTCCGCGCCGAAGGGGAGGGCTTTGACGGCGCCGGCCTGTCGCTGCCGTGGGGCCAGGACGCGCTGATCACCGCGGTGTCCGCCGCGAACCCGAATACCGTTGTGGTGCTGGAGACCGGGAACCCGGTGGCCATGCCGTGGTTGGGCTCGGTGAACGCCGTCGTGCAGGCGTGGTACCCGGGTCAGGCCGGTGGCCGTGCCATCGCGGAAGTCCTTGCCGGCCAGGTGAACCCGTCGGGCCGGCTGCCGATCACCTTCCCAGTCGATCTCGGCCAGACGCCGCGTCCGGAGCTACCCGACCTCGGCGCGCCGTGGGGGACGCCGACCACGGTCGACTACTTCGAGGGGGCCGACGTCGGCTACCGCTGGTTCGCGGCGACCGGCCAGGCACCGCTGTTCGCGTTCGGGCATGGCTTGTCCTACACCGGGTTTGAGTACCGCGATCTGGTCGTCGGCGGCGGTGACACCGTCACCGCGAGCTTCAGCGTCGTCAACGTCGGCGACCGCGGCGGCGCCGACGTCCCGCAGCTGTATCTGACCGCGGTCCCCGGCGGGCAACGCCTACGGTTGCTGGGATTCGAGCGGGTCGAGCTGGAACCGGGCGCCACGCGCCGGGTGACCATCGAGGCGGATCCACGCCTGCTTGCCCGCTACGACGCGAGCACCTGGCGCATCGCACCGGGCGGTTACACGGTGGCGGTCGGCACCTCGGCGATCACGCCGCGGCTGTCGGCCACGGTCGAGCTGACCGGCCGCGCGTTCGGGCGGTGATCGGCTCGAGCGGTAAGGCCCGAACGCAGTACCGGACCGGGTTGAGCTCTCCTATGTCGTGGCCGTTCCGCTACAGGCCGGGCCGAGGCGGGCGCGCCCGGCTAGCGTTGGCGGCATGACCGACAAACCAACTCCGCAAGACGTCGACGCTTTCTTGGACAGCACAGTGGTTGGCGACGATCCGGCATTGACCGCGGCGCGAGAGGCCAGCGACGCGGCCGGGCTGCCCCCGATCGCCGTATCGGCGCAGCAGGGCAAGTTCCTGTCCCTGTTGGCCGGGGCGATCCAGGCGCGCCGCATCCTCGAGATCGGCACGCTGGGTGGCTTCAGCACCATCTGGCTGGCGCGCGGCGCCGGACCGCAGGGCCGGGTGGTGACGCTGGAATACGAGCCCAAGCACGCCGAGGTCGCGCGAGCCAACCTGGAGCGCGCCGGCGTCGCCGACCGGGTGGAGGTGATCGTCGGCGCCGCGCTGGACACGTTGCCGACGCTGACCGGTGGCCCCTTCGACCTGGTGTTCATCGACGCCGACAAAGAAAACAATGTCGCGTATCTGGAGTGGGCGGTCCGGCTGGCCCGCCCCGGCTCAGTCATCGTGGTGGACAACGTCATTCGCGACGGCCAGATCCTGGAGCCGGAGTCCGCTGACGCCCGGGTGCGGGCGACGCGCCAGACGCTGCAGGTGATGGGCGAGCACCCTCGGCTGGACACGTCGGTGATCCAGACCGTCGGGGCCAAGCACTGGGACGGTTTCGCGTTCGCGGTGCTGCGGTAGCGGGCCCGCCGAGGCCCGATTTTCGTTGCTGGCGCGCGGCATTCGGGCGTAACCTTGACGGCAGATGGATGGTTGCGACGGGCCCGCAGTGCTTGTTGCGCAACGGGCTTGCCGCGTAACAGAAAGGTTGCGAAATGAGTACAGTCCATTCATCAATCGATCACCACCCCGATTTGTTGGCTCTGCGCGCCGGCTACGAGCGCGCCGCCGAGTCGATGAGCGCGCACGTCACCTTCGGCCTGGCCCTGCTGACGGGCCTGTATGTGGCTGCCTCACCGTGGATCGTCGGGTTCAGCGCGACGAGATCCCTTGCCCGCTGCGACTTCATCGCCGGGATCGCGGTCGCGGTCTTGGCGTACGGGTTCGCGGCGGCACTGGACCGCACGCACGGGATGACGTGGACGCTGCCGGTGCTCGGCCTGTGGATCATCGTCTCGCCGTGGATTCTGCCGGGCCTCGCGCTGACCGCCGGCATAATCTGGTCGAACGTCGTCGCCGGCGCGGTGGTGACCCTTTTGGGCATGACCGCCACCTACTTCGGCATGCGCACACGCGCCGCCACCTAACCCCCTTGGCGCGAGCGTGCGCAGAATGCCGCCGCTAGCCGGCGTGTCGTGTGCAGACACGCACGCTCGCGCCGAGAAAAGTCAGCCGCAGACTGCGCCGGTCGCGGCCGAGCCGACCAGCTTGACGTACTTGGCCAACACGCCCGTCTGGTAGCGCGGCGGGGGTGGGGCGAAACCCTTTCTCCGCGCTTCGAATTCGGCCGGGTCGACCAGCACGTCCAGCGCGGCGCCCTTGACGTCGAGCCGGATGCGGTCGCCGTCTCGCAGCAAGGCGATCGGCCCGCCGTCGACCGCTTCCGGGGCGATGTGTCCCACGCAAAAGCCGGTCGTCCCGCCGGAGAACCGGCCGTCGGTCAACAGCAGAACGTCCTTGCCCAGACCCGCGCCCTTGATGGCGCCGGTGATAGCGAGCATTTCGCGCATCCCGGGGCCGCCCTTGGGGCCTTCGTAGCGGATCACCACGGTGTCGCCCTTGGCGATGGTGCCGTCTTCGAGGGCGTCCAGGGCGGCCCGCTCGCCGTCGAAAACCCTTGCCGTGCCTTCGAATATGTCGGAGTCCAGGCCGGCCGTCTTGACCACCGCCCCCTCGGGCGCCAGTGATCCGCGCAGGATGGTGATGCCCCCAGTCGGGTGAATGGGGTTGTCCAGCGCCCGCAGCACCTTGCCGTCCGGGTCGGGCGGGGCAATGGCGGCGAGATTCTCGGCCACGGTCGCACCGGACACGGTCAGGCAGTCACCATGCAGCAGGCCCGCGTCCAGCAGCGCCTTCATGACCACCGGCACGCCGCCGATGTGGTCGACGTGGGACATGACGTGGCGGCCGAACGGCTTGACGTCGGCCAGGTGCGGCACCTTCGACCCGATCCGGCTGAAGTCGTCGAGGGAGAGCGCGACGTCGGCCTCGTGGGCGATGGCCAGCAGGTGCAGCACCGCGTTGGTCGAGCCGCCGAACGCCATCACCACCGCGATCGCGTTCTCGAACGCCTCCTTGGTGAGGATGTCGCGGGCGGTGATGCCGTGCCGCAGCAGCTCGATGACGGCCTGACCGCTGCGGCGCGCGAACCCGTCGCGGCGGCGGTCGGTCGCCGGCGGCGCCGCGCTGCCCGGCAGGGACATGCCGAGCGCCTCGGCGGCACAGGCCATGGTGTTGGCGGTGTACATGCCGCCACAGGCCCCCTCGCCGGGGCAGATCGCCCGCTCGATGGCGTCGACGTCCTCCCGCGGCATCAACCCGCGAGCGCACGCGCCCACCGCCTCGAAGGCGTCGATGATGGTGACCTCGCGCTCGCTGCCGTCGGAGAGTTTGGCGACGCCCGGCAAAATGGAGCCCGCGTAGAGGAACACGGCCGCCAGGTTCAGCCGTGCCGCGGCCATCAGCATCCCGGGCAAGGATTTGTCGCACCCGGCCAGCAGCACCGAGCCGTCGAGGCGCTCGGCCTGCATCACGGTTTCCACGCTGTCGGCGATCAACTCCCGGGACGGTAGCGAGAAATGCATCCCCTCGTGGCCCATCGAGATGCCGTCGGAAACCGAGATCGTGCCGAACTCCAGCGGGTAGCCGCCCGCCGCGAACACCCCCTCCTTGACCGCCATGGCGAGTCGTTCCAGGGAGAGGTTGCAGGGCGTGATCTCGTTCCATGACGACGCCACCCCGATTTGCGGCTTGGCGAAGTCCTCGTCTCCCATGCCGACGGCCCGCAACATGCCGCGGGCGGCGGCCTTCTCCAGGCCGTCGGTGACGTCACGACTACGCGGTTTGATGTCGGTGACTGGAGACGAATCGGTGGTTATGGCCATCCTGCAAGTATGCGCGGGCCGATCGCGCCGCAAATGCGCGGGGTCATACCCCGCCGGGGTATGAGGTAGACTCGGCGCACGCGGGATCGACGACGCGAGGCCTCGAGGCAGACGCGCAGCGGGAAGGTTTGGCACGGAAATGACGACCACACACGGGTATTCGCAGCAGAAGGACAATTACGCCAAGCGGCTGCGGCGCATCGAGGGCCAAGTCCGTGGCATCGCACGGATGATCGAAGAAGACAAATACTGCATCGACGTCCTCACCCAGATCAGCGCCGTCAACAGCGCCTTGCGTTCGGTGGCGCTGAACCTGCTCGACGAGCACCTGAGCCACTGCGTGACCCGCGCCGTGGCCGCGGGCGGCGACGACGCCGACGAGAAGCTTGCCGAAGCCTCCGCCGCCATCGCGCGCCTGGTTCGCTCCTGACCACCGACTTTGTCGATAGGCGTGTTGAAACGAAAATTTGGGTGAACCCGCCGCTGCAGTGCGTACGGTAAGAACAGTGTGATCGGGCGGGGAACTACAACCCGCCGATTCCACAACCGACGCCATGACCGCCGAAACCGCAACCGCCACCACCGCCGCGCGAACGTGGACGCCACGGGTCGCGGCGCAGCTGGCGGTGTTGGCGGCGGCGGCCTTTACTTATGTCACCGCCGAGATCCTGCCGGTGGGGGCGCTGTCGGCGATCGCGCGAAACCTGCACGTCAGCGTGGTCCTGGTGGGAACCCTGTTGACGTGGTACGCGCTGGTGGCGGCCCTGTCGACGTTTCCGCTGGTGCGCTGGACGGCGCACTGGCCGCGCCGGCGCGCGTTGGTGTTCAGCCTGGTCTGCCTGACCGCCTCCCAGCTCATCTCGGCGCTGGCACCCAACTTCGCGGTGCTGGCCGGCGGGCGGGTGCTCTGCGCGGTCACGCACGGCCTGCTGTGGTCGATCATCGCCCCGATCGCCACCCGGCTGGTGCCGCCGAGCCATGCCGGCCGCGCCACCATGTCGATCTACATCGGAACCAGCCTGGCGCTGGTGATCGGCAGCCCGCTCACGGCCGCGATGAGCCTGATGTGGGGCTGGCGGCTGGCCGCGGTCTGCGTCACCGTCGCCGCGGCCGTCGTCACCGTCGCGGCCCGGCTTTTGCTGCCCGAGATGGCGCTCAGCGCCGACCAGCTCAAATGCGTGGGTCCGCGGGCGCGTCACCATCGCAATCCCCGGCTGATCATCGTGAGCCTGATCACCATGGTCGGCGTCACCGGCCATTTCGTGTCATACACCTACATCGTGGTGATCATCCGCGACGTTGTCGGCGTGCGCGGACCGAATCTGGCCTGGGTGCTGGCGGCCTATGGCGCCGCCGGGGTGGTTGCCGTCGGGCTGGTGGCCCGGCCCCTGGATCGCCGCCCCAGGGGAGCCATCATCGTGTGCATGGCGGGGTTGACGGCCGCGTTCGTGGTGCTGACCGCGCTCGCGTTCGGCGGCCGGACCGCCGCGACCCATTACTCGATGGTGCTGATCGGGGCGGGTGCGATCGTGTTGTGGGGCGCGATGGCCACCGCCGTGTCGCCGATGATGCAATCCGCCGCGATGCGCAGTGGGGCCGACGATCCCGACGGCGCTTCGGGCCTGTACGTGACGGCGTTTCAGGTGGGCATCATGGCCGGCTCGCTGCTGGGCGGGCTGCTCTACGAGCGCAATGTTGCGCTGATGCTGACGGCCTCGGCTGCGTTGATGGGTGTCGCGCTGGCCGGCGCCGCGGTCAACCGGCAGGTGCTGGACGTTGCCACGCTGAGCTCACGCAATTCATAGCTGCGCAGGTCAGTGGCGTGAATCGCACCGCCGGCCGGCCCGCCGCCGGCCTGCGACGAGATAGCTGGCACCAGCGCTATGCCACACTGTTTCCAGAAAGTGACGGGAGGGGTGCATATGTCGGGCTGGACGAGGGGAAGCGTCTTCGCCGCTCTGCGGGCAGCCGGATTGGCTTCGGTGTTGGGCGGGGTGCTGGTGCTGGGTGCGGGCCCCGCGCTGGCGGATCCGGACCCGGCGCCCGGCGATCCCGGGGCGGTTGCCGCGCCACCCGGCCCGCCCGCGCCGCCGCCCGACCCGTTGGCGGCGCAGCCTCCCGCCGACCCGCTGGCGCCGCCGCCGTTCGCTTTCCCCGGGGCGCAACCGGTGTTCGCGGGCCCCGCCGCCGGGCAGAACCCGACGCCGTTCACGGGCACGCCGCCCTTCGGGCCGCCGTCGTTCGTCCCGAAGAGCGGCTCGACGGTGGGGGTGGGTCAGCCGATCATCATCAATTTCCCGGGGCGCGTCGATGACGCCGGCGCGGCCATCGACGCCGTGCACGTCTCGTCGGTCCCGCCGGTGCCCGGCAAGTTCTATTGGATGACCCCGACCCAGCTGCGCTGGCGGCCGTTGAGCTTCTGGCCCGCGCATACCGCCGTGACGGTTGACGCCGGCGGCACGGTGTCCAGCTTCCAGACCGGGGACACCCTGATCGCCACGGCGGACGACGCGACCCACCAGCTGACCGTCACGCGCAACGGCACCGTGGAAAAGACCATCCCCATGTCGATGGGCATGTCGGCCGGTAATCACCAAACCCCCAACGGCACCTACTACGTGCAAGAGAAGATGCCCTCGGTGGTGATGGATTCGTCTACCTACGGGGTCCCGGTCAACTCGACATACGGCTACAAGGTGACCGTCGACCTGGCCGTCCGGTTCGACAATGTCGGCGACTTCGTGCACAGCGCCCCGTGGTCGGTGGACGATCAGGGTAAGCGCGACGTCAGCCACGGCTGCATCAACATCAGCCCCAGCAATGCGAAGTGGTTCTTCGACAACTTCGGCGCCGGGGATCCGATCATCGTGAAGAACTCCAGCGGCGGCGACTACAAGAAGAACGACGGTTCCAACGACTGGCAGACCTAGCCTGCCGCTACTGGCGAGCAGACGCAGAATCGCACGCCGCCAAGCGGATTCGTGCGATTCTACGTCTGCTCGCGAGGGGACGCGACCCTAGTTCCAGATGCGGACCCTGCGTTGGGGGTCCAGGAATAGCGCGTCGCCCTCGGCGACGCCGAAGGCGTCGTAGAAGGCGCCGATATTGCGGACGACGCCGTTGCATCGGAACTCCGGCGGCGAGTGCGGGTCCACCGCCAACCGCCGGATCGCTTCTGCCTCACGTGATTTGGTTCGCCACACCTGAGCCCAGCCGTAGAACACGCGCTGCACGCCGGACAGACCGTCGGTCACCGGTGCACGCTGACCGCCAAGCGACAGCTGGTAGGCCAGCAGCGCGATGGACAACCCGCCCAGGTCGCCGATGTTCTCCCCGACGGTGAACGCGCCGTTGACGTGGTGCCCGTCGCCCAGCCCACGCGGCACGAAGCCGTCGTACTGCTCGATGAGAGCCTTTGTGCGGGCGCCGAACTCGGTGCGGTCGTCGTCGGTCCACCAGTCGACCAGGTTGCCGTCGCCGTCGTACTTGGCGCCCTGGTCGTCGAAGCCGTGCCCGATCTCGTGTCCGATCACCGCGCCGATCCCGCCGTAGTTGGCGGCGTCGTCGGCCTCGGCGTCGAAGAACGGTGGCTGCAAAATGGCTGCGGGGAAAACGATTTCGTTCATCCCCGGGTTGTAGTAGGCGTTGACGGTCTGCGGTGTCATGAACCATTCGTCGCGGTCCACCGGGCCGCCGAGCTTGGCCAGCTCGCGGTCGTGGTTGACCGCGTAGCCGCGTTGGTAGTTGCCGTAGAGGTCGTCGCGGTCGATCACCAGCTTCGAGTAGTCGCGCCACTTCGCCGGGTAGCCGACCTTGGCGGTGAACTTGTCCAGCTTGGCCAGCGCGCGCTGCCGGGTCTGCGGCGTCATCCAGTCCAGTTCGCCGATGCTGACCCGGTATGCCTCTTGCAGGTTGTCCACCAGGGCGTCGATGCGCGCCTTGGCGCCCGGCGGGAAATGCCGCTGCACGTAAAGCTTTCCGACGGCATCGCCCATCAGGCCCTCCACCAGCGACACCCCGCGCTTCCAGCGGTCCCGGATCTGCTCGGCTCCGGTCAGCAGGCGGCCGTAGAAGTCGAAGTCCGCGGCGATCAGGTCGTCGGTCAGCCAGGGGGCGCGGGCGCGGATCACGCGCCAACGCGCCCAAGACTTCCAGGCGTCGAGGTCGACGCTCTCCCAGAGCGCGGCGAACGCGGTGAGGTAATCCGGTTGGCGCACAACCAATTCCGCGAGGGCATCCGGAGTACCGCCGAGCGCGGTCACCCAGCCGGTCCAGTCGAAGCCCACCGCATCGGTCTGCAGCTCGGCGAAGGTGCGCAGGTTGTACGTGAGGTCGGCGTCGCGGCGCTTGACCACATCCCAGTGCGCGGCGGCGAGCTTGCTCTCCAGCTCCACGATCCGCGCCGCGGTCTCGGCGTGATCGCGTGTGTCGCCGCCGAAGACGAGGTCGAACATCCGCGCGATGTGTCCCGGGTACGCCGCCAGCACCTGGGCGTGCCGCTCGTCGCGGAAATACGATTCATCGGGCAATCCGATGCCGGACTGGGCGAAGTGCACCAGGTAACGGGCCGAATCCTTGGCGTCGGTGTCCACATACAGCGCCACGCCGCCGCCCACCCCGGTGCGCTGCAGGGCGCCCAACGCCGCGGCCAGCTTGACAGGGTCGGCCGCGTCGTCGATCAAGGCCAGCTCGTCGTGCAGCGGTTGCAG
The nucleotide sequence above comes from Mycobacterium malmoense. Encoded proteins:
- a CDS encoding metal-sensitive transcriptional regulator; amino-acid sequence: MTTTHGYSQQKDNYAKRLRRIEGQVRGIARMIEEDKYCIDVLTQISAVNSALRSVALNLLDEHLSHCVTRAVAAGGDDADEKLAEASAAIARLVRS
- a CDS encoding MFS transporter, which gives rise to MTAETATATTAARTWTPRVAAQLAVLAAAAFTYVTAEILPVGALSAIARNLHVSVVLVGTLLTWYALVAALSTFPLVRWTAHWPRRRALVFSLVCLTASQLISALAPNFAVLAGGRVLCAVTHGLLWSIIAPIATRLVPPSHAGRATMSIYIGTSLALVIGSPLTAAMSLMWGWRLAAVCVTVAAAVVTVAARLLLPEMALSADQLKCVGPRARHHRNPRLIIVSLITMVGVTGHFVSYTYIVVIIRDVVGVRGPNLAWVLAAYGAAGVVAVGLVARPLDRRPRGAIIVCMAGLTAAFVVLTALAFGGRTAATHYSMVLIGAGAIVLWGAMATAVSPMMQSAAMRSGADDPDGASGLYVTAFQVGIMAGSLLGGLLYERNVALMLTASAALMGVALAGAAVNRQVLDVATLSSRNS
- a CDS encoding L,D-transpeptidase — translated: MSGWTRGSVFAALRAAGLASVLGGVLVLGAGPALADPDPAPGDPGAVAAPPGPPAPPPDPLAAQPPADPLAPPPFAFPGAQPVFAGPAAGQNPTPFTGTPPFGPPSFVPKSGSTVGVGQPIIINFPGRVDDAGAAIDAVHVSSVPPVPGKFYWMTPTQLRWRPLSFWPAHTAVTVDAGGTVSSFQTGDTLIATADDATHQLTVTRNGTVEKTIPMSMGMSAGNHQTPNGTYYVQEKMPSVVMDSSTYGVPVNSTYGYKVTVDLAVRFDNVGDFVHSAPWSVDDQGKRDVSHGCINISPSNAKWFFDNFGAGDPIIVKNSSGGDYKKNDGSNDWQT
- a CDS encoding M13 family metallopeptidase codes for the protein MTVEAIRSGIDLSYVDANARPQDDLFGHVNGRWLAEYEIPPDRATDGAFRDLFDRAEEQVRDLIVEASQEGAPGGTDQRRIGDLYASFLDEEAVERRGLQPLHDELALIDDAADPVKLAAALGALQRTGVGGGVALYVDTDAKDSARYLVHFAQSGIGLPDESYFRDERHAQVLAAYPGHIARMFDLVFGGDTRDHAETAARIVELESKLAAAHWDVVKRRDADLTYNLRTFAELQTDAVGFDWTGWVTALGGTPDALAELVVRQPDYLTAFAALWESVDLDAWKSWARWRVIRARAPWLTDDLIAADFDFYGRLLTGAEQIRDRWKRGVSLVEGLMGDAVGKLYVQRHFPPGAKARIDALVDNLQEAYRVSIGELDWMTPQTRQRALAKLDKFTAKVGYPAKWRDYSKLVIDRDDLYGNYQRGYAVNHDRELAKLGGPVDRDEWFMTPQTVNAYYNPGMNEIVFPAAILQPPFFDAEADDAANYGGIGAVIGHEIGHGFDDQGAKYDGDGNLVDWWTDDDRTEFGARTKALIEQYDGFVPRGLGDGHHVNGAFTVGENIGDLGGLSIALLAYQLSLGGQRAPVTDGLSGVQRVFYGWAQVWRTKSREAEAIRRLAVDPHSPPEFRCNGVVRNIGAFYDAFGVAEGDALFLDPQRRVRIWN